From the genome of Medicago truncatula cultivar Jemalong A17 chromosome 2, MtrunA17r5.0-ANR, whole genome shotgun sequence:
GATCCATTAACAGAATCTGAGATTTCACCATAGCAAAATTCTCATTCAATCTAGTAAGAAACCTTATTGCATACAGCAAAGTTTGATTTTGTCTAGCATTACGCATGAATTCACAAGAACAACGGATTCTACATACACAATTGGGAACTGGCATGTAGATCTCAAGTTCTTCCCATAAAATCTTCAATTCAGAGTAAAAAATAGTTACAGTTTTGGATTCTTGTTGCAGTGCATAGATTTCTTGCATAAGTTCAGAAATTCTTACCAAATCACCTTGAGAAAATCGTTCCTTTAGATCATTCCAAACATCACACGCATTTTCCATGAAAATTATAGATTGTGCAATTGAAGAAGATACAGAATTGACAATCCATGACTGAACTAAATTGTTGCAACGATTCCAAGGACGAAACAGAGGATCAAAATCATCAACGATAGGTTTGATTGTtccatcaacaaattcataCTTCATTTTACCTCCCAATGCTCTTCGCATCGAACGAGCCCAGGAGTGATAATTCGAACCATCCAAAACTGGAGAAACCGTAACAGAAAAAGGACCATTGCTTGGATGAACAAAGAAAGGACTAGATTGATCGGTGAGAACGTCGTTGTTGTTACGAGGCGCCATTGATGGAGCTTGAAAAAGCTTGCGGAAAAGGAATCAaaaagctctgataccatgttgagtTACAAGAATATTGAAacagaagagagaaaagtgaaGAAAAAGTATGAAGCAAAGAATAGTATTATGCATAGAATGAAAGTTAGTTACAGAGATTCCTTATATAGGTTGTTATTGCATGTACACTCAATACTAATGTGTACTGGCTGTATTACATCATAGCTCAACATCCCTATAATCTAGGAGGTTAGTTATTCCTAGTAACTAACTCAAACTAGTTCAGGGTTTTCTATAACTTGTGGCACAAGCAACTGAGATGCATTGTGTTCCTGTTGTTGATCTTCCAATAACATTGTTTCTATCTTCTTTGTATTATATTTCAacacatataaaataattacattttttaatatatgtgaaatttctaaaatgacatataatttaaaacaGAGTAAGTAATTTGGTGTATTGcatttttttcccattttaaaatgaattgtaAAGTCACGTTAGTTAAAGCTTGTAGAATGCCATACATCGTGGAAGACTTTGAAATGTTAATGACCAAGTTGCTTGTTTAATCAAATTGGTTTTGTATATACTTTTTGATCAAATTAGCCATGAAGACTTGGATTGTTTAATCAAACAGACATTGAGATCTTGTCAGTCGGTTCtgtatatatactttttttttaaaacaatttgcTATTCATTGCATTGATCGAATAagttaataaattgtttttatttaatttattctgTAATAATTATACTCTTAATTGCGTTGTTTTTCGTGTTTAACTTTTGCTAATAATGTGTAATGGTTGGGATTGTGGATTGTTATTGTGTTTATAGAGAGCTGTGTGTCGTGATATGAAATGTGTCGTGCTTTGAGTCTTGCTTTAACTAACGTGAGTAGTTAAAGTTAtattacttcctccgtcccgTAATAGATGACttatttgaaaatgtgtaattttgacGTAACttattttgaccatatttttctactaatatacaaagatcaataatatcatataagatgtcgttagatttgtCTCGataagtattttcaaaatatcaaattttcataattttttctcatatattattcaagatatttaagctcgaaattatgcattgacataCGTAATAAGGTCAACTATATCAAGTATTAAATGGACGGAGGGAGCACAAATTTTAGTTAAACTAGGAGTAGAATTTGACGcttctgaaataaataaaaataaaagaaggatAGATACCTTTTTaatgttaataataatattttgttgtaatgtttttcaaattttttattttttatgtaattaaaCATGTCAAGTGAGATGGAGGAAGAGATTGGTTGTTTGGGAGGGAGAACTTAGTCGTGAAGTTGTTAGGGGTTCATCCCCATACCGAGGGTCTTGATTTCTGGTATTGAAAGTAAAGCTCAGATGGAGTGTTCATATTAAGATTAGTCTATGAATACCTCTTTTTGATTTATCTCGGAACGAGTAGCAAAGCGGTTGAGTTACCCTCCATTCTGGCTTTGGTCTTGAAGAGTTGGGCTCCCTCCAAAATTCAAGTATTCTCGAGACAGTTGTTCCTCGATAGGATCTGACTGGAGTAAATCTTGTCAGACGTAGAGTGTTAACATCAAGCGGCTTACTTGTGTGCCTTTTCAATGAGGAGTCTGAATCTCTTAATCATCTTTTTGTGACTTGTGGGATTGCATCAAGTGTTTGGTATATGATTTTTAGATGGTTAGGTTTGGAGGTTGTCCTTCCAAGTGTTGTATTTTTCCTAGGAGAGAGAAATTTAGGTGTGGCTTCTTGTTAATCTAGCATTCAGTGGTGTGGTGCATCTTGTCTGTTCGCAATGATCTGGTGTTCTCTTGCAGGACAATAGATGTAGGGCAGTTCTttgaaaaaatacaatataCCTCTTGGTACTTGTTTTCTGGGACGCATTCTGGTCATTATTGTTCTCATTATGAGTGGGTTGTGGAGCCGTAGTGTGTTGGGGAGGGGGTGTgtttagatgcctttgagttgGTAGCTTGGGCTTTGTTTTGAGTGGCCACATAAGCTTATATTGACATAAATGTaagatatagtttttttttttttttttttttttttataaactaggAGAGTGTAAACAACATCAACAGATGtcatcgacatcccaactaggttggcacgaCGAGATACCTCCATCCTATACCGATACACTCATGAAAAATTTAACGGCATTATAACGTTTTAAAACTAAAGGAAAATTTAACAATGTGGAATATTATGATAGTTGAATGAATTTGGATTTGTTGTAGTAACGCAGTCTTAACATTTAATTTAGATTAATGGTCGAGATTGTTCAATTATGTTAAAACTGAAGTATAATCCGAATCTTTTGATCTAATATCAACGATTATGATAAATTAAATCGTGAAACTTTGTACTTTTCTATCGTAAAAAATCCATGTGGATAGTTTGAGTTGTGGAGTTAAAGATTGTAGTGTTAAAGAGGTTGAGAGTTTGAACCTCacggtctttttttttttttttggtggctgTGGGTTCGATtcccggaccttacatatagTATGCATAGTCCAATAAGCTTACGAGGACTGAACCTCACACTCTAACATATTACTAACAATATTATCattgacccttttaaaaaaaaaaatgttttgaaaattaataatcaaattaaaaaaaatagatatacgaccgcaaaaataatttttgttttactaTATATAATAGTAGAGGCTATAGCACATGACTACAAGAACATAGCTTAAAATCTTCCTTTCTGCACCAAAATGGCACTAACCTCAAGCTTGGTACTAGCAGCTTTAGTTGCTCTCACAGTTCAAGTCTTCTACTTTTCACCCATAGATCCAGTTTCTCTTGAAATACCATTTTCTGTATCTTCAACCAAAAACAACCAATTACAGGTGAAAACTTAAGCAATACTTGTTATATGATCTAGTTATAACTAGtctacaaaataatttatatttaactatattTATCATGTATaagatatttaattatattatttcttaatAGAGTGTGATTAAACTTGGAGAAGGATTTCTGAAACAACCAGAAGATGTTTGTGTTGATAAAGATGGTGTTCTATATACAGCTACAAGAGATGGTTGGATTAAAAGAATGGTTAGGAATGAAAATTGGGAGAATTGGAAGCATATAGATAGCTCTTCTTTGCTTGGAATCACTACATCTAAAGATGGTGGTCTCATTGTTTGTGATACTACCTTGGTAAATAATTCTTGCTtggatttaattaatttattgaattcCAATAAGCATAGATACGTGACATGGTATATTGTAAGTGATAGAGTGGTCTTGCTGCAACGATTTATTGAGATTCAGACCTTGTCgatttgatttgtaaaataaaaaaattaacacataATTATATTTTGCAGGGTTTACTAAAGGTTACAGAAGATGGTTTCAGTGTTATCCTTTCACAAGTAAATGGTTCTCAATTAATGTAAGTTTTAGACAAATAATTCATTATGAGTATATTGCTTTTCTGTTTTGTTTAGTTCATCCATGCTTAGATTAAGTAatacaaatgatttttttttttttaagcagtAATAAATGATTTTAACACATCACTTTTTGTGtctaaaattttaagaataGGGTATATGATCCTCACTTATATGTTCTGTCCaatatattcttcttttttgacAGTCCACCCAATATATTCTATTAAAGCTTTTTACCGTAACTCCAACTTCAGCATGGCATATATTCCCAAGAAACTTTCAGATCAATTGTCATCCTTATCAACCAATCATAGTTTTCAATCTGGACTCATAACCACAATTATAACTAATGATCGCTACATTATTTGAGTGATTAAAAGTAATTACATGGTGGAATAATTTGGaagactttttaattaaataaaatatatatactattgagaAAAGTAATAAACATAAtctgagaaaaataaaatatatattctaaaactttttcttgaataattttttttttttttacatatatatcaaataaataaaacacacTAACACACTTTTATGCCACTTTGTTATTGTAGtttctaaaacatatatataaaatctttacatttttttttagggatctataaatatttacatGGTCCCTTCAGAAACCAATATTGACATGGtgaaaaatataagcaaataatGGCGTATAAATTAAATCAATAttctgtaccaaaaaaaataaattaaatcaataTTCTCTGACTACATAATGATCGTAAAGGCAAATGTTATATGAACAACCAAAAAGGTTGTCCACACCGTCTCTTTCTACCATTTGCTATACAAATCcagttttttaatcatttttaattatgttgGTTGCGTGCCAGGCTTAATTGTTTCACATGAAAGTTACAGTGTGAAAAAGGTTGTAGGTTTTTAGTTGTCAATATAACACTCCTCGACCGTAAAATAGGGAAGACATGCAACTGGGTGTACAagtaagagaaatgatatttgtacatccattttatgataacttttgtataacattctctctcatactcacattatcttcttattctctctcttcctttttctctctctattgtttttgaccaataaaaaaggagaaaaggtagattatcacaaaagttattactaaaaggttgttcaaatatcattactctacaAGTAAACGTAGGAGGAGCACACTCAGGTCACGTGGAAACTGACTCTTGCTAAAAGAACTATGGCTAGATTTGACatcataataattaatagatattataattgataaacaaaaatatttctaaTAGTTTTGACATCATCCAATTTTGTCATTTCAAATCTTttgagaatttaaaaaaaaaaaaagctttgttaacaataaaaattaagcAACATGTATATCTAGAGTGAAAATTAAGAAGGAAAATTATTGGTAAATGTAAAGAAATTTAATATggattttgatttcaattttgtcctctgcttcaaatttaatatttttatgcaaacatagatgAAGGCCATAGATTTAAAGATGAAAAggtcataagaaaataaaacaatgaatttgaagcttgaaaaatcatatgtaaatgaactaaaatgaaaaaattgaaatgaaaaaaaaaaggataaaagaccaaattgttagctgaaattaagttaagggattaaaagtgtaatttagCCTTAATATTTTCTCCCTTCTttagatatttaaaaataataataataatatagtaaGGGTTACTTGACTTTTCTAATGAGTTATTTGAAGCAGATTTGCAGATGATATAATAGAAGCATCAGatggaaatatatatttcagtGTACCAAGTACCAAATTTGGTTTACACAATTGGTATCTAGATGTGCTTGAGGCAAGACCACATGGACAACTTTTAAGGTACAATCCATTGTCAAATGAAACCGTTATTGTCCTTGATCATTTGGCCTTTGCCAATGGTGTTGCACTCTCCAAAGATGAAGATTATCTTGTGGTTTGTGAAACTTGGAAGTAAGTGCtttcttaattaaataataactaTATTAGTTTCATATTGGTACACTTTTATATTGTATTGACAATTTTTatcttgtttgatttgtttttcatgaatCAGATTTAGGTGTCTAAAACATTGGTTAAAAGGAATTAATAAAGGTAAAACAGAAATCTTTATTGAAAACCTTCCAGCTGGACCTGATAATATTAATCTTGCTCCTGATGGCTCATTCTGGATTGCTTTAATTCAGGTAACATATACATGTACTACaatgaaatttaatatatatattcttttagttttatgaaagatttaatacatacatatatatatatatatatatatatatattctagtgagttcaaattaatttataaattaaaatttataaataatataatatatagggttaaataattaaatggtccccctaaatataccaacatttgattttagtccctctaaaatattCCTTTGGTTTTTGGTCCCTCCAAAATTTTCCATCTGTAAAATTAGTCTCTACTTTTTAGTAAAATCGTTGAATAAacgacaaaaattaaaaatagaatacaTGAAATCAAATTATACAGGCACGTCTTCAATTTCAAATGTGTCAGTCACGGTgctatattgattaatattgaaATATACATTGGTTATGCCTAATAGGTACTCCTTTGACCATAATTATACCCAAAAGTATGTTAAAGAtgaccaaatacataaattttgtttgacctacttttgtttataattgaagTTAGAAcgaatacataattttttagaagttataattaattgatattGCAGGTGACTTCTGAAAGGATGGGGTTTGTGCACACCTCTAAAGTATCCAAACACTTGGTAGCTTTATTTCCAAGGCTAGTTAACATGATTAATAGTGTAACTAAATCTGCAATGGTGGTGAAAGTGACAACTGAAGgcaatattataaaaaagtttGGTGATAATGATGGGAAGAAAATCACTTTTGTAACTTCAGCTGTTGAGTTTGAGGACAATCTTTACTTAGGTAGTCTTAATACTGATTTTGTTGGGAAATTTCCACTGCAAAATGCATAGAACTAGTGAAGTAGTTCAACTTTAAGATTGAATAAGGGGTGCATCTCTTTGCTTGTATGAGAAAAAACATCTTATTAGTTTTTAATGTATGATTTAGACCAAAATCATTTATAGGAATGtattttatgttaatttgtgcTTGTCATTGATATGAATAATAATACATACGATATTAGCAGTGGAGTTATGCTCGCAACACTATTTTAAACACTCTCTGATACTCATTCTCTTAGTACATGTTTGGTTTCGCGTTTTCACCGATCAAACGCACGTTTCAACCTTTTTGATGTGGTTTTATCTTGTGTGATCTTGTTTGGATGTCAACTCTGAAATTGATTCTCTTGTTTAAAAGTGATTCTGGCAAAAGCTAGGAATCGGAGCTTTTCAGAATCGATTCTACCTTTTTTGTGGTTGAGATTTACAAGATTTGTTTTATTCCTTCATTGCCCTTTTCTTGTTGGTTGATGTTTACTGCAAACACCATTTACAACATTCATtgtagagaaatgatatttgaacaactattttttgacaacttttgcaacaactttccCTCTCTTACTCACATTGTCcttctactttctctctctacttctttgatttttgtgtcattacctaaatttctttgtattATTTGGTTGTCTAATAGGTTGTCACAAGAAaatgttgttcaaataacattgcccTTAATTGTATTGCTTCTTTGTTCCGACCCCTCTCATTCTCGTCTACACCTTGTCTACACCGTTCATTTTCTCTTCTAATATACAACCCGGCCCACGGGAGGCAATggtttcaaaatcaaataaaatatacattttattagggattaaaataaacatacattttaacttttatcaaaattataaataatatatatcaatacccattttggtaattatgcattcaaaatcaattttgatttaaattatccaaacaacatcactTTATAAGAATCATTTTTACATtgatgtatccaaacataaatcaattaacatttaaatcacttttaaccaaaatcaattatatcaaaatcaattttatcaaaatcaattctctccaCCGCTGAACCAAACGCACGCTTATTGGTTTAAAACATTGTAGGTCttcactttgaaaattgaacccaCATAAAATagtgggacatacattgattttatccaataaaagagtgagtgatAGTGAGAGTGttaaaaagtgagtgttgctagcattcctcattAGTAGTGATAAAAATGAGATTGATTATCAATCTGATTCGCTAGTGTGACACCTTTTATCCTAAAGATATCACCTTTGTAGGACCtaggggtgttcaaatccaaaccgatccaaaataaaaccgcaaaccgatccaaaaaaaccgaaaaccgcaaaaaaccgaatatttttggatgtgtttggatgttgttttggCAAAACCGCTATAATTGGTTCGGATCACcttttcaaaaccgaaccaaaccgaaccgaaccgcaaAAGTAGATtttaattcttatttattattttattagtattatatattgcattaattttttttgaagaaacatatattgcattaatttaATCTAGATTATTACTACATCATctatttcaaatataatcaatcattttcattgtgtaaagttaatttttttaatacatttcttgtcaaaaaaaacttttttaatacatttgtgttatattttgtatcaaacttattatttttctatgcaTGTGTCAtattacttaaaataaaaaaaaattaaatgttgtaCTTTGGATGtccaaaaaccgatccaaaataaacCGCATATATTTGGATCGGATCGGATcggattttttttgaataatcatccaaaccgaaccgaaccgcgcatgatttttattttggatcggttcaCTTTTCCTctcaaaaccgatccaaaccggaccgcgaacacccctagtAGGAccgacacttctgattgaaggtGTGTCCCGGTGtgtgacactgacacatgtgattacattgaattatattattttctcaaaattttatcggTGTCGCATGTTGGTGTATGTGTCTTGTGTCCGATGTCTCTGTCCGTACTTAATAGGATATCACAAAGATTTGTATCACAAGTAAATGTGATTTGgcttaatttattatatttggaATAGACTATCAATCGGATGCACTATTAATTGGAGATGAAATTTTAGTATTTGGTAAAGTTCTAAGAAAATTGAGATGAATACCTCCTAATCCACAACAACATTCCTTACAATATCTTTGCATGCTCTCCTTTTGTAAATATGCTAATCTTTGCATCCAGTCGCGTGGACCACATTTAAAATAAGCTCATTGCTCATTAAAATTGACATTGggagaaaattgaatttgagaTCTTGAAAAAGGGCACACTCCAATATTACAAGTCAACAACACCAGACCGACACAAGTGGGTTATTCATCGTCTCACCTAACACTCTTTAGAGTAGTTAAGGAACGGACGATGGAGGAACAAAGTTCCTTTCTTGGCGTAATTATTTGAAGCAAAATGAAATCACGGTTGAGAGCTATTAGCCGAACCCTCGGATAACTTTTCAGTCCAGAAAAGGAAACAGATGTCAACACATACCTAAATCAAAACAGTTCCATAAAAATGTGATAATAAAATTCCACTATATGCAAAGCACACAGCTTGTAAAGCATGGCTTCCAATATAACCAATCCTCCTTCCACCCTTGGTAAATATTGTGTCACACTGACCTCAAGCTTGGTGCTAGCATCTTTAGTTGCTCTCACAGTTCAAGTCTTCTACTTCTCACCGATAGATCCAGTTATACTAGAAATTCCTTCTTCTGCATCTTCACCTTCTTCAACCAAAAACAACCAATTACAGGTGaatattttatcaatatttgccacattttcaaaataatatgtaTTTAATTATCTATTAATGTTTCCATAACATAACAGAATGTGATTAAACTCGGAGAAGGATTTCTGAAACAACCAGAAGATGTTTGTGTTGATAAAAATGGTGTTCTATATACAGCTACAAGAGATGGTTGGATTAAAAGAATGGTTAGGAATGAAAATTGGGAGAATTGGAAGCATATAGATAGCTCTTCTTTGCTTGGAATCACTACATCTAAAGATGGTGGTCTCATTGTGTGTGATGCTTCCGAGGTAAATATATATTCCTGTAATACTTGGCCAAGAAGTTTGTTAAGAAAATTATGAGCTAATTATAGGTCCAAGATAAAATTTTGCATGAGAAATAacacataatttatattttgcagGGTTTACTCAAGGTTACAGAAGATGGTTTCAGTGTTATCCTTTCACAAGTGAATGGTTCTCAATTAATGTgagttttaaacaaataattcataAGAAgattgattttctattttgttctgGTCTTTTGTTTGTTGCACTGCATATGTAAAATTTGTAAGATTTTGAGTGTTACAAGAAAGGTCTCTAACTGCACATGACGCGGCCGCGCAATATTACAGTTGCATGTAGTTGTCTGCAACATGCGGTCACAACTGCCATGTGAAAGTAAATCACAGCAAAAATTCCATAACAACATTTCATCCTAGTAGGTGCAATGGCTGCATCAGTTTTCTACAGGCCGTAACATATTATGTAGTTCTGgtgcaaattatttttatatcctcttttttctttaatattttaaagtgatacaaagttgaaaatgaattgtacATGATATCATAGAGAGAAAATAGGATATAGCATACGAGTGCAAGATGATAATAGCATAGTCAGATAAAATTAGGCACGTACAAGCTGTGAAAGAATCTTGCCTTTTTTTGGACCACTGAGTTGTAATGACTATGAACGATCAAAGATAAGATTACTCTCATTTTAGATTTAGATAGATGCGTACAAGACTACTACTCCCAATGTTTTGTTTCCTTTTCCATCTAGTGGACCATGTCAACCACACGTTTAAACTATACAATCTTTAAGACAAGTAATTACCTATTTTACCAATAGATAAAATATCAATTAGGTTGGTTTGGCCGAAAGGGTTATACTTTCATAATGTTAGCGAACTAAAGTAGACGTATCCTTGTTTAGTGTCTAACGCGCCTCAAATTGACTATTCTTCTTTAGTgagatttcttttttaaaagagatcTTATTTAAGGAAACCGTCAAAAGTCAAAACAGTCTTGATTTCGTATATGTCCATAAGATCATGAATATTTTAAGGGGGCTTCTACGGTGGAGTCAGGAAActgaattttttgaaaaagttattttgtttagcTAATAGTATAACTGTTAATGTCATGTCAACTAGTGTCGTGCTGGTGGACCACTATAAGACTGAACTTTACTTTATTATAAATCAATCatcatacaaaatattaatgGAAATTTCAATCTTAGTGCACAAATGAGAATCTATGTGTTGAAGGCGAAAAGCAGTATGGAGGAGgatgtgataattttttagaattttcgTATTCTGTTTGTTTTCCGAGGAAATTGAAAAACATTAGTTtataaagatttaatttttaggATTTCTAAGAAAAGGAGGGTTTTGTTAATTGAAGGATTGAAACCTTGTGAAAATCGATTTAACTTCATcaaaaaagtcattctcatgacttcactataaaattttccatattttaaacATGTCTAAAACGTTACTCACTTTGGTCCTTCTCCTAGTGTATGTTCATTAAGGAAGCCTACTATGGTCACAAATACACTGCCAATTGGTCCATATATATACTATTCACTattaattttcttgaaaatatgCACTAGCTATTAAATTCATAAGTCACATCTGAGATTTTTCTTATGATCGGACCAGGTTTGCCGATGATGTAATAGAAGCATCAGATGGAAATATATACTTCAGTGTTGGTAGTAACAAATTTGGTTTACACGATTGGTATTTGGATTTGCTAGAGGCAAGACCTCATGGACAACTTTTAAAGTATAATCCCACGTTAAATGAGACAGTTATTGTCATTGATAATTTGACATTTGCAAATGGTGTTGCACTGTCCAAGGATGAAGATTATGTTGTGGTGTGCGAAACTTGGAAGTAAGTAAATTTCTTGATTAGATTTTGCTCTTCTCTCTGTAGGGGTTTcaaaatgcacaaaattttcattaaaacttACTATTTTTGACTATTAAACAATGTCTTTAATGACATTCTTTAGCATATTAAAGCAAAATATGCAtacattatttaaatattaccTTATATACTTAAGTTGTCTTGAAATATAGAGTTTATAAAGATTGGCAGAGTGGAGGGTAACTTGATAGTGGTAACACAATCTAAGATGGGTTATACCTAAAATTTGGTCATTGGAGATACTTGCCCAGTCTTGAAACATGAcatattgattattttattttttcttaaccAGATTTAGGTGTGTGAGGCATTGGCTAAAAGGAATTAACAATGGCAAAACAGATATCTTTATTGAAAACCTCCCTGGTGGACCTGACAATATCAATCTTGCTCCTGATGGCTCATTTTGGATCGCTTTGGTGCAAGTAATACTACtatgaacttatttttattGGGGACTATCTTcctttttaacttttatttttatttaatatttagatTTTGGTTGGTtatactaact
Proteins encoded in this window:
- the LOC11442868 gene encoding protein STRICTOSIDINE SYNTHASE-LIKE 5 isoform X2 produces the protein MASNLIKTSSLVLAALVALTVQVFYFSPIDPVILEIPSAASSTSSTKNNQLQSVIKLGEGFLKQPEDVCVDKDGVLYTATRDGWIKRMVRNENWENWKHIDSSSLLGITTSKDGGLIVCDTTLGLLKVTEDGFSVILSQVNGSQLIFADDIIEASDGNIYFSVPSTKFGLHNWYLDVLEARPHGQLLRYNPLSNETVIVLDHLAFANGVALSKDEDYLVVCETWKFRCLKHWLKGINKGKTEIFIENLPAGPDNINLAPDGSFWIALIQVTSERMGFVHTSKVSKHLVALFPRLVNMINSVTKSAMVVKVTTEGNIIKKFGDNDGKKITFVTSAVEFEDNLYLGSLNTDFVGKFPLQNA
- the LOC11443676 gene encoding protein STRICTOSIDINE SYNTHASE-LIKE 4, whose translation is MASNITNPPSTLGKYCVTLTSSLVLASLVALTVQVFYFSPIDPVILEIPSSASSPSSTKNNQLQNVIKLGEGFLKQPEDVCVDKNGVLYTATRDGWIKRMVRNENWENWKHIDSSSLLGITTSKDGGLIVCDASEGLLKVTEDGFSVILSQVNGSQLMFADDVIEASDGNIYFSVGSNKFGLHDWYLDLLEARPHGQLLKYNPTLNETVIVIDNLTFANGVALSKDEDYVVVCETWKFRCVRHWLKGINNGKTDIFIENLPGGPDNINLAPDGSFWIALVQLTSKRLGFVHTSIVCKHLLASFPRLINLINSATKSAMVLNVGTEGNIIRKFGDNEGKVISFVTSAVEFEDHLYLGSLNSDFVGKLPLPSAE
- the LOC11442868 gene encoding protein STRICTOSIDINE SYNTHASE-LIKE 4 isoform X3, with translation MALTSSLVLAALVALTVQVFYFSPIDPVSLEIPFSVSSTKNNQLQSVIKLGEGFLKQPEDVCVDKDGVLYTATRDGWIKRMVRNENWENWKHIDSSSLLGITTSKDGGLIVCDTTLGLLKVTEDGFSVILSQVNGSQLIFADDIIEASDGNIYFSVPSTKFGLHNWYLDVLEARPHGQLLRYNPLSNETVIVLDHLAFANGVALSKDEDYLVVCETWKFRCLKHWLKGINKGKTEIFIENLPAGPDNINLAPDGSFWIALIQVTSERMGFVHTSKVSKHLVALFPRLVNMINSVTKSAMVVKVTTEGNIIKKFGDNDGKKITFVTSAVEFEDNLYLGSLNTDFVGKFPLQNA